A genome region from Primulina eburnea isolate SZY01 chromosome 9, ASM2296580v1, whole genome shotgun sequence includes the following:
- the LOC140840758 gene encoding uncharacterized protein, producing MIVCENPTIPVEKIKRLIRRKCNVDVSKYKAYRAKKAALEKIKGKFKDQYLKLLDYCETVRKYNPGSKILVKRDHSFSVPTFQRMYFSLQSLKCGFLAGCRPVIGLDGCFLKTNYCGQLLVAIGRDGNENVFPISMAVVQVENFDNWRWFISELLEDIRFDRWTFISDRQKGLLEELNELAPECEHRFCVRHLYQNLQESILV from the coding sequence ATGATTGTGTGCGAGAATCCTACAATTCCAGTGGAGAAGATTAAAAGACTTATCAGAAGAAAATGTAATGTCGATGTGAGCAAATATAAAGCATACAGGGCCAAGAAAGCTGCTCTAGAAAAGATTAAAGGAAAGTTTAAAGATCAATATCTTAAACTCTTGGATTACTGTGAGACTGTTAGGAAATATAATCCAGGTAGCAAGATTTTAGTGAAAAGAGATCACTCATTTTCTGTGCCTACATTTCAAAGAATGTATTTTAGTCTTCAATCATTGAAGTGTGGGTTTTTAGCTGGTTGTCGACCTGTTATCGGTCTTGATGGATGTTTCTTGAAAACAAATTACTGTGGACAACTTCTAGTAGCTATTGGCAGAGATGGAAATGAAAATGTTTTCCCAATATCAATGGCAGTGGTTCAAGTGGAGAATTTTGATAATTGGAGATGGTTCATTAGTGAGTTGTTGGAAGACATCAGATTCGACAGATGGACATTCATCAGTGACAGACAAAAGGGGCTGTTAGAGGAGCTTAACGAGCTTGCACCAGAGTGTGAACATAGATTTTGTGTACGCCATTTGTACCAAAATTTGCAAGAAAGCATCCTGGTTTAG